One segment of Panicum virgatum strain AP13 chromosome 3K, P.virgatum_v5, whole genome shotgun sequence DNA contains the following:
- the LOC120699750 gene encoding protein LlR18B-like isoform X1: MVVGKVTLEYPVAVSVELLWKVAFSGDVSIFTKACVGMIDAVEADGDGGPGTVTTMKLNPAVGDAKVFKTRLLSRDAAARVVKSEMVVEGSELSVQFKSQVSEVKVVLAGEGASVVHMTVEYELVDGALLPPEEEARIGQGYLGLIKKVEEYLVAHPTEFA; encoded by the exons ATGGTTGTCGGCAAAGTCACACTCGAGTACCCGGTGGCCGTATCAGTCGAGCTGCTATGGAAGGTGGCGTTCTCCGGCGACGTGTCCATCTTCACCAAGGCCTGCGTCGGCATGATTGACGCCGTGgaggccgacggcgacggcgggcccGGGACCGTCACCACCATGAAGCTCAACCCTG CGGTGGGCGACGCGAAGGTGTTCAAGACCCGGCTCTTGTCACGTGATGCGGCGGCACGTGTGGTGAAGTCAGAGATGGTGGTGGAGGGCAGCGAGCTGTCCGTGCAGTTCAAGTCGCAGGTATCCGAGGTGAAGGTGGTGCTGGCCGGCGAGGGTGCCAGCGTGGTGCACATGACGGTGGAGTACGAGCTGGTGGACGGCGCGCTGCTGCCGCcagaggaggaggccaggatcGGGCAGGGCTACCTCGGCCTCATCAAGAAGGTGGAGGAGTACCTCGTTGCGCACCCCACCGAGTTCGCCTAA
- the LOC120699752 gene encoding cellulose synthase-like protein D4 — protein sequence MSRRLSLPAGSQVTVTVSPTRGKAAESPGGGGGDAVLKRGAGGIGITSPAPRHSLGGGAAGSASATLQLSPARRSGGGVGSRYASRDGGAAGADDSAEFAHYTVHIPPTPERAVAASADSAGTPTAASAAADDDDGRPEARAQRSYISGTIFTGGLNQATRGHVLSTSAAGAAAASANMSCRMRGCDMPAFLTSGAAAGPCDCGFMICRECYADCVAGAGNCPGCKEPYSAGSDTDDDGGEDDDEAVSSSEERDQLPLTSMAKRFSLVHSMKIPSGNGGCAGAGGGKPAEFDHARWLFETKGTYGYGNALWPKDGHGGGGTGFAGLEEPPNFGSRCRRPLTRKTSVSQAILSPYRLLIAIRQVALGFFLAWRIRHPNPEAVWLWAMSVTCEVWFAFSWLLDSLPKLCPVHRAADLDVLAERFELPTARNPKGRSDLPGIDVFVSTADPEKEPPLVTANTILSILAADYPVEKLACYLSDDGGALLTFEALAETASFARTWVPFCRKHGVEPRSPEAYFGQKRDFLKNKVRVDFVRERRKVKREYDEFKVRVNSLPEAIRRRSDAYNAGEELRARRRQQEEAMAAGALPGALPEAPPTVKATWMSDGSHWPGTWLAASPDHSRGDHAGIIQAMLAPPTSEPVLGGEAAESGGLIDTTGVDIRLPMLVYVSREKRPGYDHNKKAGAMNALVRTSAIMSNGPFILNLDCDHYVHNSAALREGMCFMLDRGGDRVCYVQFPQRFEGIDPNDRYANHNLVFFDVAMRAMDGLQGPMYVGTGCVFRRTALYGFSPPRATEHRGWLGTRKIKLLLRKPTMGKKTDREKDNDREMMLPPIEDDGFQQLDDVESSALLPRRFGSSATFVASIPVAEYQGRLLQDTPGAHQGRPAGSLAVPREPLDAATVAEAIGVISCFYEDKTEWGRRIGWIYGSVTEDVVTGYRMHNRGWRSVYCVTRRDAFRGTAPINLTDRLHQVLRWATGSVEIFFSHNNALFASPRMKLLQRVAYFNVGMYPFTSIFLLVYCVLPAVSLFSGKFIVQSLNVTFLALLLVITVTLCLLALLEIKWSGITLHEWWRNEQFWVIGGTSAHPAAVLQGLLKVIAGVDISFTLTSKPSTGDDGEEDAFAELYEVRWSFLMVPPVTIMMVNAVAVAVAAARTLYSEFPQWSKLLGGAFFSFWVLCHLYPFAKGLLGRRGRVPTIVFVWSGLISMTVSLLWVYINPPSGAKERIGGGGFSFP from the exons atgtCGCGGCGGCTGTCGCTGCCGGCGGGGTCGCAGGTCACGGTGACGGTGTCGCCGACGCGGGGCAAGGCGGCGGAGAgccccgggggcggcggcggggacgcggtGCTCAagaggggcgccggcgggatcgggatcaccagcccggcgccgcggcactcgctcggcggcggggccgcgggGTCGGCGTCCGCCACGCTGCAGCTCTCCCCCGCccgccggagcggcggcggcgtggggagcCGCTACGCgtcgcgggacggcggcgccgccggggcggACGACAGCGCCGAGTTCGCGCACTACACCGTGCACATCCCGCCCACGCCGGAGCGGGCCGTCGCGGCGTCCGCGGACTCCGCCGGCACGCCGAccgcggcgtccgcggcggcggacgacgatGACGGGCGGCCGGAGGCGCGGGCGCAGCGGAGCTACATCTCGGGGACCATCTTCACCGGCGGGCTCAACCAGGCCACGCGCGGCCACGTGCTCAGCACCTccgccgcgggggcggcggcggcctccgcgaACATGTCCTGCAGGATGCGCGGCTGCGACATGCCGGCGTTCCTCACCTcgggagccgccgccgggccctGCGACTGCGGGTTCATGATCTGCCGCGAGTGCTACGCGGActgcgtcgccggcgccgggaaCTGCCCCGGCTGCAAGGAGCCCTACTCCGCGGGGAGCGAcaccgacgacgacggcggcgaggacgacgacgaggccgtcTCCTCCTCCGAGGAGCGGGACCAGCTGCCGCTCACGTCCATGGCCAAGCGCTTCTCCCTCGTGCACTCCATGAAGATCCCCAGCGGCAACGGTGGCTGCgctggcgccggcgggggcAAGCCGGCCGAGTTCGACCACGCCCGCTGGCTCTTCGAGACCAAGGGCACCTACGGCTACGGCAACGCGCTCTGGCCCAAggacggccatggcggcggcggcactggctTCGCCGGGCTCGAGGAGCCGCCCAACTTTggctcccgctgccgccggccgctcaCCAGGAAAACCAGCGTCTCGCAGGCCATCCTCAGCCCATACAG GCTGCTCATCGCAATCCGTCAGGTGGCGCTGGGGTTCTTCCTGGCATGGCGCATCCGGCACCCGAACCCGGAGGCGGTGTGGCTGTGGGCGATGTCggtgacgtgcgaggtctggtTCGCTTTCTCCTGGCTGCTGGACAGCCTCCCCAAGCTCTGCCCcgtccaccgcgccgccgaccTGGACGTCCTCGCCGAGCGCTTCGAGCTCCCCACGGCGCGCAACCCCAAGGGCCGCTCCGACCTCCCCGGCATCGACGTATTCGTCTCCACCGCCGACCCGGAGAAGGAGCCGCCGCTTGTCACCGCCAACACCATCCtctccatcctcgccgccgactACCCGGTCGAGAAGCTCGCCTGCTACCTctccgacgacggcggcgcgctgctcACCTTCGAGGCGCTCGCCGAGACCGCCAGCTTCGCGAGGACGTGGGTGCCCTTCTGCCGGAAGCACGGCGTCGAGCCGCGCAGCCCCGAGGCGTACTTCGGCCAGAAGAGGGACTTCCTCAAGAACAAGGTGCGCGTGGACTTCGTCCGGGAGCGGCGCAAGGTGAAGCGGGAGTACGACGAGTTCAAGGTGAGGGTGAACTCGCTGCCGGAGGCCATCCGCCGGCGCTCCGACGCGTACAacgccggcgaggagctgcgCGCCAGGAGAaggcagcaggaggaggccatggcggccggcgctCTCCCTGGAGCGCTGCCCGAGGCGCCACCGACCGTGAAGGCGACATGGATGTCCGACGGCTCCCACTGGCCTGGCACTTggctcgccgcctcgccggaccACTCCCGCGGTGACCACGCCGGCATCATTCAG GCAATGCTTGCGCCGCCTACCTCGGAGCCGGTGCtgggcggggaggcggcggagtcCGGCGGGCTGATCGACACGACGGGCGTGGACATCCGGCTGCCGATGCTGGTGTACGTGTCCCGCGAGAAGCGGCCGGGGTACGACCACAACAAGAAGGCCGGCGCCATGAACGCGCTGGTGCGCACGAGCGCCATCATGTCCAACGGGCCCTTCATCCTCAACCTCGACTGCGACCACTACGTGCACAACTCGGCGGCGCTCCGGGAGGGGATGTGCTTCATGCTggaccgcggcggcgaccgcgtctGCTACGTGCAGTTCCCGCAGCGGTTCGAGGGCATCGACCCCAACGACCGCTACGCCAACCACAACCTCGTCTTCTTCGACGTCGCCATGCGCGCCATGGACGGGCTGCAGGGTCCCATGTACGTCGGCACCGGCTGCGTCTTCCGCCGCACCGCGCTCTACGGGTTCAGCCCGCCGCGCGCCACGGAGCACCGCGGCTGGCTCGGCACGAGGAAGATCAAGCTGCTCCTGAGGAAGCCCACCATGGGAAAGAAGACCGACAGGGAGAAGGACAACGACAGGGAGATGATGCTGCCGCCGATCGAGGACGACGGCTTCCAGCAGCTCGACGACGTCGAGTCCTCGGCGCTGCTCCCGCGGCGGTTCGGCAGCTCGGCGACGTTCGTGGCGTCCATCCCCGTGGCCGAGTACCAGGGCCGGCTCCTGCAGGACACTCCGGGCGCGCACCAGGGTCGCCCCGCCGGCTCCCTGGCCGTGCCCCGCGAGCCACtcgacgccgccaccgtcgcggaGGCCATCGGCGTCATCTCCTGCTTCTACGAGGACAAGACGGAGTGGGGGCGGCGCATCGGGTGGATCTACGGCTCCGTCACAGAGGACGTGGTCACCGGCTACCGGATGCACAACCGCGGGTGGCGCTCCGTCTACTGCGTCACGCGGCGCGACGCGTTCCGCGGCACGGCGCCCATCAACCTCACCGACCGCCTCCACCAGGTGCTCCGGTGGGCGACGGGCTCCGTGGAGATCTTCTTCTCCCACAACAACGCCCTCTTCGCGTCCCCGCGGATGAAGCTCCTCCAGCGCGTCGCCTACTTCAACGTCGGCATGTACCCGTTCACCTCCATCTTCCTCCTCGTCTACTGCGTGCTGCCGGCCGTCTCCCTCTTCTCCGGCAAGTTCATCGTGCAGTCGCTCAACGTCACCTTCCTCGCGCTCCTGCTCGTCATCACCGTGACGCTCTGCCTGCTGGCGCTGCTGGAGATCAAGTGGTCCGGGATCACGCTGCACGAGTGGTGGCGCAACGAGCAGTTCTGGGTGATCGGCGGGACCAGCGCGCACCCGGCCGCCGTGCTGCAGGGCCTGCTCAAGGTGATCGCCGGCGTGGACATCTCCTTCACGCTGACGTCCAAGCCCAGcaccggcgacgacggcgaggaggacgcCTTCGCGGAGCTGTACGAGGTGCGCTGGAGCTTCTTGATGGTGCCGCCCGTGACCATCATGATGGTGAACgcggtggccgtggccgtggcggcggcgcgcacgctGTACAGCGAGTTTCCCCAGTGGAGCAAGCTGCTGGGCGGCGCCTTCTTCAGCTTCTGGGTGCTGTGCCACCTCTACCCGTTCGCCAAGGGACTCCtcggccggcgcggccgcgtgccAACCATCGTGTTCGTCTGGTCGGGCCTCATCTCCATGACCGTGTCGCTGCTCTGGGTTTACATCAACCCGCCCTCGGGCGCTAAGGAGCGAATCGGTGGCGGTGGGTTCAGCTTCCCGTAG